The uncultured Paludibaculum sp. sequence GCCAAATGACAGTCCCGGTGAGAAAACAAGTGATGCAATCCTGGGTCATCGGACTGGCCGTTTCGTGTGCTGCAACTGTTCTGGATGTCATTAGTGTGCATACACCACTTCAGGTCGTCGCCATATTTCTTGGTACCCTGCGATCACCAGCTTCGTTTGTTTTCGCGGGGATTGAGAGACAAGTGGGAATTGGAACAACAGCGTCGATGGTATACGCGACTGAGATCCTGGGCGGCTGCATCATCTACGGGGCAATCGCCTTTCTGGCGATTCGGGTACGGAATCGCTACCGGCCCGGTCAAGGCGTTCGCCGTCCCGCATCCCCGTAGAGTGTAAGCGTCTCACCGCCCCATCTTGACATGCGCCGACGTTCCGCTGTGCGCCCGCCGCAAGGCGAGGCGGTCTGGTGATCCGTCCCGGCGGGCATTGTGTGGCCATGATCACGTACCTTGCCGTCAAGAGTAGCGAGCCTACCTTGGAGAGATACCTCTGTCGTGTTGTGGATTTTGCGGTAGATCGGGGTGATGGGCGGAGGAAATGCCGGGCCGATTCGACGCGGACGACGTTGCGGAGGGAGATCGGCGGAGGGGTGTAAGTCTTGTTGCTACATTTGTTTACCGAAGGTAGACGTTAGGCTGTCCCGCCTCCCCGCCTTCGGCGGACCGTTGTGTGCGCTGCAAAATGGCACGAAGCAACGACTGCGATGGACGACCAGGACGGCACCGTCGTCCCGAATAAGCCCGCAATTTTTCCTAGTTGCGCGCCTTCATGCTGTCTTGCGGCAATCAATGCAGAACCCCAACACAACAAAGAGGTAATCGGCTACGTAGCCAACGATAACAAGGGAGGAGGTCCTTGACCCAGAAGGAACGCTGAACTACTTCATGCCAAAGGATTGGTGTGCTCTGCTTGTACTCGATCTGATTCCTGAGGGATGGTGTTGTGCGGAACCGGCGAAAACTCCATTCGCCAGAACGGGGTCAGGAAAACGCAATGTCTTGATTTTCCAATTGATGGCCCCCTTCCCAAACTCGTCAATCATGCGGTGCAGCAGAACGGGCGGAGCCGAGAGGGGGATCTCATCGCTTCTGCTTCTTTGGTGAACGTTGACACCGCTTAAACTAGAAATAACAACCATTTACAGTTGCGGATCCGGGCGTCAGGATCGCGCCGGAAATCCACCTGCCTCGGTCAGAATGGTACCGTGGTGTGGGGCAGCGTTTCACCGACCCCCTGCGGCCCCCTCGGGGTTAAACTGGAGAACGAATGAGCACCGCCCGGCACATGATTGCGCTGCTAAAAAGCCACATTGAGGGTGACGACAAAGAGTTCTTGTCCGTTGCCATGCAGGCGGCTGCCCATGAAGCGAAACTTGGTCATGGCGCCATAGCTGAACAACTCCGGGATCTGATCGACGAAGCGAAACGCCGTTCGGCCGCCGTCTCGAACCGGCCTGGGCAACTCATCGTTCTCGAGCCCCGCGGCGAGCTTGCGAGTCTGCTGTCGGTTCAGACACCCACGCTGAGGCTTGCGGATATGGCATTACCCTCAACGCTCGCCGAGCGCTTGCAGCGCGTGTTGGTCGAGCAGCGGCAGCAGAAGCGCTTGCGCGAACACGGTCTTCAGCCTCGCCGGAAGCTTCTATTCGTAGGACCTCCGGGCTCGGGAAAGACGATGACGGCCTCGGCTCTCGCCGGCGAGCTTCATCTTCCCCTGTTCACCATCATGCTCGAAGGTTTGATTACGAAGTTCATGGGCGAGACGGCGGCAAAGCTGAAACTGGCCTTCGACGCGATCCGCCAGAGCCGCGGTGTTTACCTCTTCGATGAGTTTGATGCGCTCGGCGCGCATCGCACGCAATCGAATGACGTGGGCGAAATCCGCCGAGTCCTCAATTCGTTCCTGCAACTGCTGGAAAAGGACACCTCGGATAGCCTGATAGTGGCTGCGACCAATCATCCCGAAATGCTTGATCGCGCACTCTTCCGGCGCTTCGATGACGTGATTGAATACGGGCTTCCGGATCCTGACTTAGCCGAAGAAATCCTCAGACGCAAGCTAACGATGTTCGACACGGGAGTCCTGGACTGGGCGTGCATCCTGCCAGAAGCTGTGGACCTAAGCCATGCGGAATTGGCGCGGGCCGCCGAGGAGTCCGCCAAGCAGGCCGTGCTGGGCGGCTCCCAGCGCATTACCACCGATGCCCTTCTATCGGCGCTGCGCGAACGAAAGGCGGCCTGCCGCTAAATGGCCCAGTTCCCGCGCGACCTTCCGCACCTCTACTTGCACGGTAACGGACGGCCTGAACCCTACACCAGCAAAACTCCGCCGCCGCGTTACACACTGCCACAGCGGGAACGACTCCCACACGCGGACGTGCTGGCCGCGGCCGTCACCGAGGCGCTGGCGGCGGCCGAGGTAACCCGCGCCGAGCGTGACCCCGGCCTACTCACCGGTACGCCGGGTTTTTACCTTGATTTTGAGATTCCGTCTGGTTCGGAAACCGCCGCGGAACTGCTCGAAAACCGGCCCAAGCATATTGAACTGGTAGCCGTCCGGGAGGGGCCGGAGGGAGCTCTGGCAACGGTGTTCGTCCCGGATTCGGTCGCGGAGCACTTCCGCGACAAGATTGAGGAGTACCGGACCCAGAACACCAAGCCCCGTAAGCCCAAAGATCCGAGCACCGAGCCCAAGCCAGGGCGCCCGAAAAATGAAGACCTGATCGCTCGGATCAACACCATCCGGCTGGCGGCGGTCCGCTCCCTCTATACCGATGACCCGGCCTTGTTCCCAACGACTGGTCAGGCCGTTTGGTGGGAAGTATGGATTCGGCACGGCTACATCGAAGCGTTCGAGACGGTCGCCACCAAGTTGGAATTGCCGGTTGAGGCTAGTCGGCTCACGTTTCCAGATCGGGAAGTGCGGCTCGTCTATGGCGATGTCCAAGCACTCGGGCGTTTGTACCTCAACAGTAACTCCATTGCGGAGATCCGCCGCGCTAAAGATACACCGTCACTCTTTATTTCCTGGTCGAACGTTGAACAAGGTGCTTGGGCGGCGGACCTCGCCGAACGCGTCGTGCTGCCAGAAAGCCGCACTGTAGCCGTCTGTGTTCTCGATACCGGTGTTACGCAAGCCCATCCCCTGCTCGCGCCATCGTTGGACGTCAACGATGTCCACAAATACGACCCAACCTGGCCAGATGGCGACTCGTACGGCCATGGCACCAACATGGCGGGGACAGCACTCTACGGGGATCTTCTGCCGCTGCTAGAAGGGAGCGGCACTGTCGCATTGACTTACTGTCTGGAGTCGGTGAAGATCCTGCCGGATCAGGGAGAGAACGATCCGAAGCTGTACGGAGCAATCACACGCGAGGCGATCGCCCGCGCGGAGGTCGCTGCGCCGGACCGGCGTCGGGCGGTGTGCCTTGCAGTGACAAGCGATATTGGTACCAGGCGCGGGCGTCCGTCTTCTTGGTCTGCCGCCATTGATCAGCTCACTTTCGGAGACGATACGACCCGTCGCTTGGTCCTGATTTCGGCGGGGAACATCCGCGACGGTCTGTCTGCGGACCAATATCCGGCCCGCAATGAGACCGAACCGATCGAGAACCCAGCGCAGGCTTGGAATGCGGTTACGGTCGGCGCCTTCACCGAGAAGACCACCCTTGCCGATCCGGGCTATGCCGGATGGCAAGCGGTCGCTCCGGCCGGCGAACTCTGCCCGACCAGCCGCACGTCCCTAGTCTGGGAGCGCCAGTGGCCGATCAAGCCGGACATCCTGATGGAGGGCGGCAACTTGGCAGCGTCGGGAGACCAGTGCGATTGGCCGGACGATCTCGGCCTGCTCACGACTTATCACGATCCGGGCACGCGACACTTTGATATTTTCCGCGACACGAGTGCGGCTACCGCCCTGGCAGGAAACCTCGCCGGACGTATCCTAGCCGCTATGCCGGAACGCTGGCCCGAGACGATCCGTGCACTGATGGTCCATTCGGCCGAATGGACAGTCCCAATGCGGACGCAGTTCGATGCGGCGGCGTCGGAACAGCAAAAGCTCGCGTTGCTGCGGAAATACGGCTACGGGGTCCCGAGCTATGAACGGGCAGTTCTAAGCGCTGCGAACGATCTGACCCTGATTGCCGAAGACAGCATGCAGCCCTTCTGGAAGGACGCTGGCGTCATTAAGACGCGTCACATGAACCTGCATGCGTTCCCGTGGCCACGAACTCAACTCGAAGAGCTCGGTGAAACCGAGGTCGAACTGCGTGTGACGCTTTCCTATTACGTTGAGCCGAATCCGGGCGAACGGGGTTGGCTTCGCCGGCATCGTTATCCTTCGCATGCTCTCCGCTTCGCTGTGAAGCGGGCTCTTGAGTCGGTCGATGAATTTCGGCAACGCATCAATGCCGCGGCCGTGGCCGAAGAGGAGGAACTCGCTCCCGTGCCCGTCGGCGCAGACGACTGGTATCTGGGCCGCATCCGCAATGTTGGTTCGATCCATTCCGATTATTGGCGGGGCACGGCCGTAGAACTGGCTCAGCGCTCGGCGGTCGGTGTGTATCCCATCGGAGGCTGGTGGAAGGAGAACCCAAACCACAAACGATATGACCGGCGTGTGCGCTACGCGTTGATCGTCTCGATACGTGCGGTTAATGGCAACATCGACATCTACACGCCAGTGAGAACCCAGATCGCTGTTTCGCCCGAAATCACAATTTGAGCGTCCTGCCCTTGCATATAATGGGCAGCGAAAGACCAGCAGTCCCATGCCGACCAAAGGCGCCAACAGAAGAGGAAGTGAGCGCACCCCACGAGGCTATCGCGTACGAAACCGAAACGCGGGTCCGCGTGAGCGCCAACCGGCCCGATCTTGTCTTCTTATTTCTGCGGTGAGATGGATCTTTCTGTGCGGCGCCGTGAGACCTCCGCAGCGACAATCTGGACGCCCGGAACAGCGCGTGATGTCGACAGTTGCGCGCCGGTCGCCAGAGTCCAACAAGAGTCCATTAACAGACTCGAAGAATCCGCCTCTGTAGAATCAACAACTTGGGATCGTCAGCATTGAAGTTGGTCGCGGTAGGGACGGCCATTGCTGGTCGCTCCCCGCACAGATCCGTACTGGCGCTGCTCACGCATACGGCTCCTACCTTGGATATCTGGCGTCAAAGCGCACTGCTGGATGTGGATGCAGTAGCCGAGGGCGTGGCAGCCAGCGCTCGAAGAGTCGAGTTGCCCGTGCCGCACTCACTCGGGCTTTCTGGCTGCGCCTTTTTAATACGCGCCACCAATAACGCCCGATGCGCTCGCGGAATCGGTACAGGCTCGCCCAGTTGCCCGGCACTGCATGGCATTGGTAGAAACCGTTAAGCACGCGCCCGAGCCACTCCCCCACTTTCGGCACCGGTTCGTGCATCCGCTCGCGAAGCGTCTGCTTAACTTGCTGCAGTTTTGCCTCCAAGCGCTTCCTCGCCGTGCGCCGCCAGATAGTGAATCGCCCGAGACTGTTGCTCCCACACGAAGTTGGAAGTTGGGACGTCACTGTTGGAAGTTGGGGACGTCACTGGCGTGTCCTACTCGCATTTTGATCGAGTAACTCAGGATGGCCGATGCCTGTATCCTGTCGACTTCTGACGCTCGTACGGCTTTGAACTCCTCGACCGTCATACTTCGCTACTCAGCCTATCGAAGTACACCCCAGGGGAGCCCTCGCATAGGCGACCTTAGTACAGAGATCCTGCAGCCTCCCGTCGAAAGTGCCCCAGGCAACAGCTGGCCGTCAGGCTCGCACTTCCGAGGATGGATGCTTTCGCGGCCAAATGGGGAGTGACATACCAGGACGGCCCCCGGCCAAAACAGGACGTCCCCCGGCCCGGTCGTCGGCCGGGAGTTCTAATTGTCGCCCGTCACTTCAGGATAGCGTGGCTTTGCATCGGCGGCTCCAGTTGCCATGATCTGGCTAGGGTTTAGCGACCGAAGTCACTTCGCAGTTGCGGCGCTATCGATGGCGGAGCCGGTCAGAAGGCCGGCACGAATGCCGGCCCGCAAGCGTGGACGCATACCCCACGAAGCATGGGCCCCGATCTGTATTGATGGCTCTCAGCTTCATCTTGAGATGAACTGGACCTACGGGAGGTTTGCGTTTGGGTGTGCGCGAACGGAAGTTGGACGTTGGGACTGGCAGTTGGGACGTTCAGGACGTCCCCGGCCGCAGGACGTCCCCCGGCCATATGGAAGTTGGGACGTCCTGTGTCCAACTCGCATTTTGATCGAGAAACTCAGGATGGCCGATGCCTGTATCCTGTCGACTTCTGCCGCTCGTACGGGTTTGAACTCCTCAACCGTCATACTTCGCTACTCAGCCTATCAAAGTACACAGGGGGGAGCCATCGCGTAGGCGACTTTAGTACTGAGATCCTGCGGCCTGCCGTCGAAAGTGGCCCAGGCAACAGCTGCCCGTCAAACCGCACTTCCGAGGATGGATGCTCTCGCGGCAAAATGGGGAGTGACACACCAGTGACGTCCCCCGGCCAGCCAGGATGTCCCCCGGCCGCCGGAGGGCGCCGCGAAGTGAGGATCAGATCAGGCGGCGGTGAGCCTTGTCACGTGGAGTCCCTTCCTGCCTTTTTCGGCGTGCCAGAGGTCATACTGGAGCTGCTGGTTGAGCCAACTCTCCGCACTCGTGCCAAAGGCGATGGATAGCCGGACAGCCATTTCCGGGCTGATGCCGGCTCGTCCGTTGAGGATGCCGGAAAGAGTCTTGCGGCTCACGCCCAGCGACCGCGCAGTCTGAGTTACGTTCAGTCCCAATGGTTCGAGGCATAGCTTCTTGAGTACCTCCCCAGGATGTGGAGGATTGTGCATCTTCATCGTCGCCTCAGTGGTAGTCTTCATAGTCCACAGGCTCAACATCTTTGCCGGCGCAAATGAACGTGACACGCCAGTTGCCGCTCACTTTCACCGCCCACGTGCCTTTTCTCTTGCCGCTCAGCTCGTGAAGGTCCACGCCGGGCAGGCCCATGTCGCTTGCGGTTGTCGATACATTCAGCCGGCCGAGGATCAGTCGAAGCCGGTCAGCGTGCCTGGACTGAATGCCTGACCTGGATCCGGCGGTAAAGAACCGTTCGAGTCCTTTGTGTCGAAATCCTCTGATGGACGCGCTCTGAGTGTAATGCAAGTGGTTACAGGCCGCACACGCCGCCTGACCGCACCTCGAAAGCGCGCTCTCCGGCCTGCAACGCACTGGGAAGCCCTACCGGCAAAACGGTCTTGATGGATGCCGCCTGCGCCAGCGCGAGCATCCGAGAGAACCCGGAACACGCCAGGGCATGGAGGCAGCGGGCGACCGCCCTCACGAAACCACGCTCGCTCGAAGCCGGAGGCAAAGCGGCACGCCCTCGACGAGATCGCGGTGCGCCAGGGGGCTGCGGATGAGAAGAGGGAAGAGGAAGCCGAGCAGCGGCCGGAGCAGGCGGCGGCATCTCAATTGGCGGCAGTGGTTCAGTGATCACCAGGGTCACGGCCGCAAACTGATCCGATTGTAGCCGTAGTGCACCTTGTCCTGCTTCCTGGTGGAACATAGAGAGCCTATCCGAGCGGCAAGGACCTTGGAAGGTCGTCAGCCACCAGGAGTTCATCCGTTCGAAGCGGTCCTCGCCCCGCCGTGGTGGCACGAACGGCCGTCCGGTTGACCTTCATCGGGGAGGCCGCGAAAGAGGACAGCCAGATAATTCCGCGGAGAGAGTAGAATGAACGGCATCGCCGGACGCAACGGTGGGATTCTCTTTGGGAGTTTCGTACAGGCGATTCATTTTGCGCGCACGAGCCGGTAGCGAGGTAGCGTCATGAGAATCTTGAGCGTCGACGATAACGCCGAGAACCGGTACCTGGTAGAGGTGATGGCGAAGGCGCATGCCCACGAAGTGGTCAGCGCGCGCAACGGCCTGGAGGCGCTTGATCATCTGGCCAAAGGCCCCTTCGATCTGATCGTCTCCGACGTGCTGATGCCCGCAATGGACGGGTTCCAGCTCTGCCGGCAGGTGAAAGCTGACGAGCGGCTGAAGCGCATTCCGTTTGTCTTCTACACCGCCACATACACGGCCCGGCAGGACGAGGAGCTTGGACTGGCGTTGGGCGCGTCCCGCTTCATCATGAAGCCCATGGAGCCCGACGAGTTCCTGGCCGTGGTGGAGCAGGTGATGCGCGAAGGCGAAGCCGGGACGATCGTGCTTCCGGCCGTGGATCTCGACGATAACGGCAAGAGTCTCAGCGTCTACAACGAACGTCTGGTCCGCAAGTTGGAGCACAAGATTCAGCAACTGGAGGCCGCGCGGAACGAACTGGCGGCTTCCGTTGCGGAGAAGGACGACGAAATCGCGCGGCGCCGGCTGACTGAGGAGGCCCTTGCGCGTTCGGAAGAACAACTCCGCCTGATGTGGGATGGCTCCACGGACGGTATGCGGCTAACGGATCGTAACGGGATCATCCTGCGCGCAAACCCAGCCTTGGCGCGGATGTTCGCCAAGCCGCTGGACAGCCTGAGCGGGCAACCGTTCACGTGTTGTTACCGGCTCGACGATCCTGAAGCGGTGCTGGCGCGGTATCGCGAGCGAGTGGACTCCCGAAATGTCG is a genomic window containing:
- a CDS encoding HigA family addiction module antitoxin, encoding MKTTTEATMKMHNPPHPGEVLKKLCLEPLGLNVTQTARSLGVSRKTLSGILNGRAGISPEMAVRLSIAFGTSAESWLNQQLQYDLWHAEKGRKGLHVTRLTAA
- a CDS encoding ATP-binding protein — protein: MSTARHMIALLKSHIEGDDKEFLSVAMQAAAHEAKLGHGAIAEQLRDLIDEAKRRSAAVSNRPGQLIVLEPRGELASLLSVQTPTLRLADMALPSTLAERLQRVLVEQRQQKRLREHGLQPRRKLLFVGPPGSGKTMTASALAGELHLPLFTIMLEGLITKFMGETAAKLKLAFDAIRQSRGVYLFDEFDALGAHRTQSNDVGEIRRVLNSFLQLLEKDTSDSLIVAATNHPEMLDRALFRRFDDVIEYGLPDPDLAEEILRRKLTMFDTGVLDWACILPEAVDLSHAELARAAEESAKQAVLGGSQRITTDALLSALRERKAACR
- a CDS encoding S8 family peptidase, with the protein product MAQFPRDLPHLYLHGNGRPEPYTSKTPPPRYTLPQRERLPHADVLAAAVTEALAAAEVTRAERDPGLLTGTPGFYLDFEIPSGSETAAELLENRPKHIELVAVREGPEGALATVFVPDSVAEHFRDKIEEYRTQNTKPRKPKDPSTEPKPGRPKNEDLIARINTIRLAAVRSLYTDDPALFPTTGQAVWWEVWIRHGYIEAFETVATKLELPVEASRLTFPDREVRLVYGDVQALGRLYLNSNSIAEIRRAKDTPSLFISWSNVEQGAWAADLAERVVLPESRTVAVCVLDTGVTQAHPLLAPSLDVNDVHKYDPTWPDGDSYGHGTNMAGTALYGDLLPLLEGSGTVALTYCLESVKILPDQGENDPKLYGAITREAIARAEVAAPDRRRAVCLAVTSDIGTRRGRPSSWSAAIDQLTFGDDTTRRLVLISAGNIRDGLSADQYPARNETEPIENPAQAWNAVTVGAFTEKTTLADPGYAGWQAVAPAGELCPTSRTSLVWERQWPIKPDILMEGGNLAASGDQCDWPDDLGLLTTYHDPGTRHFDIFRDTSAATALAGNLAGRILAAMPERWPETIRALMVHSAEWTVPMRTQFDAAASEQQKLALLRKYGYGVPSYERAVLSAANDLTLIAEDSMQPFWKDAGVIKTRHMNLHAFPWPRTQLEELGETEVELRVTLSYYVEPNPGERGWLRRHRYPSHALRFAVKRALESVDEFRQRINAAAVAEEEELAPVPVGADDWYLGRIRNVGSIHSDYWRGTAVELAQRSAVGVYPIGGWWKENPNHKRYDRRVRYALIVSIRAVNGNIDIYTPVRTQIAVSPEITI